The window TGAGCAACCGGAAGATGGCTTTCACCATGTTCTCGTCCACGTCGTACGTGTCGGCGTAGCGGCCGGCGCGCTCCATCACGGCGTCTTCCTGTTCCTCGTCGGTGGTGGCGAGGCCCTGTTCTTCCTTGACTCGGGCGACGCTGTCCGCGACGTAGGTGCGGCGCGCGATGAGTTCGACGAGGTCGTGGTCGATCCCCTCGATTTCCTCGCGGAGTTCGTCGAGGGTCATGTCGTCAGCACGCGGCCGCCGGTCGTTCGAGTCGTCGTCAGTAGCGTCGTTCCGGGTCTCTCGTTCCATAGTTCTCGTACCTCTTTGAGTGCGTCTTCGGTGCCGACGGCGACGTGGCTGGGGCCGGTGCCGGAGAGGCCGACGCCGTCGGCGAGCGGCAGGGCGTCGACGGCGGGGCCGGTGGGTTGGTCGAGCGCGGCGCAGAACGCGAAGCCGTTGACGGTCATCGCGGTCTCGTACCGTCCGGCGAGCGCGAGTTCCCCGACGAGTTCGGCGACCGGCGCGATGCGCGCGCAGCGGTCGGCGTCGGCGTCCGCGCTGTACGCGCGCTCCGGCGGCGTCCAGACGAGCACGTCCCAGTCCACCTCGTCGCGGGCGAGGAGGGCGTCGCGGTCGTTGTTCGTGACGGTGAGGCCGCCGAGCATGCTCGCGCTCGCGTCGTCGAACGCGCCCGTCACCGTCACACCCGTCTCGCGGGCCGCCCGCACGCCGAGCAGCGCGGCGTCCTCCAGCGTCACGTCGTCGGCGACGCCGAGCGCGGAGAGCGTCGCGAGCACGGTGGCGTTCGCGGCGGCGCTCGAACTCTTCAGCCCCGACGCCATCGGGATCTCGCTCTCGGTCTCCACGACGCCGCCCAGCGCGGGGTCGCCGTACTCCTCGCACGCGAGTTCGACGCAGCGCTCTATCAGGGCCGTGTCGGCGTCCGCGTCCTCCGCGACCGTCCCCGTCACGGACTCCGCGTCGGGGTCGAGCGAGACCGCGGCGGTGACGGTGCGGTCGATGGCGAACGCGGACCCGCGGCCGGTGGCGAGCGCGTTGAGTACGGTGCCCGCGGCGGGCGCTTCGGCGCGGCCGTCCATACCGGAGAGTGGGCGAGTCGACGCTTCAAGGTGGCGGTGGCGTCAAACCCTCGACCCGCGACCCGCGGGCCTTTTCCCCGCGCGGCGTCGAGAACGCGTATGAGCGGACGCAGCGACGTGGAGCCGGACACGCTGGACGTGGAACTCGCGGAGGACGGCGTCGCCGTGGAGTACGCGGACGGCCGCCGCACGTTCTACCACGGCGTCCCGGAGAAAGTCGAGGGAACGCTGCGCGCGCAGCCCGGGCGGGACGTGCACGTGCTCGTCACCGACCCGGACGGGACGGAGGGCGCGCTGACGTACGTGAACGACCGGATGACGAGCGACGAGATACTCGCGGACACCGGCGTGGGGCGCGTCCTCCTCGACGCCGACGGGGAGAAGACGGTGTTCCCGGGCGTGACGGTGCGCCGGGACGGGTACGCCATCGAGGTCGAGGCCGACCCCGAGGCGGCGGGCGGTCGCGTGTTCGTCTTCGAGGAGGACGAGCTGAGCGAGTACAGCTACGAGTTCGCCTGACTACTGGAGGTACGAGGGGTCTTCGGCGTCGCAGTTCTCCTCGTGTTGTGCGGCGTCCTCGGGGTCGTCGAACATCAGCCCGCACTTCTCGCAGGCGTACCACGTCATGTCGTCGCGCGTCGTCTCTTCGACCATACTCGTGGTTCCGCCCGCTATCCTCAAAACCGTTACCCCGACTCGTGTTCGCAGAGCGCGCGCTCGTACGCCGTCTCGGGGTCGCTCCACTCCTCGCGGGTCACGTCGGCGACAACGCGTCCGAGCGACATGACGGTGAGGCGGTCGGCGAGGCCGTCGAACCGGTCGAGGTTGTGCGTGGAGACGAGCACGTACCGGTCGTCGGTCGCGTACGCCTCGATGGTGTCCACGATTGCGTCACGGGTGGCGGGGTCGAGGTCGGCGAGCGGTTCGTCCAGAACGAGCGTGTCCGGTCGGTCGAGGAGGGAGAGCGCGAGGTCGAGTCGTTTCCGGTAGCCGTCGGAGAGCGCGCTCGCGGAGCGGTCGAGCATCGGTGTGAGGCCGAGGCGGTCTTCCAGGTCCGCGCGCCACTCCCGGGGTTCGTCGGAGAACCCGGCGAAGACGGCGAGGTTGTCGGCGACGGTGAGGTCGTGGTAGACGCTCGGCGTCTGGAACGCGTAGTTCACGTCGTCCGGCACCTCGACCGACCCGGACGTGAGCCGGGTGAGGCCGGCGAGGCACCGCAGGAGGGTGGTCTTCCCGCTGCCGTTCGGCCCGGCGAAGCAGTGGACGCCGGGCGCGAAGTCGAGCGTCACGCCGTCCACGGCGACCACGTCCCCGTAGCGTTTGGTGAGGTTCTGGGCGCGCATTTCAGGCACCTCGTTCGTAGTGGCGGACGCTCCCCGCGAACAGGACGCAACAGACGGCGAGCGTCCCGAGCAGGAGGACGAAGGTGTCCGCGTAGGCCGTGAGCGGTTGGCCGCGGAGCGTGAACCCGCGAGCGGCGACCATCGCGTGATAAGTCGGAAGGGACGTGATGAAGTCGCGGCGGGCGACGGAGAAGAACCCGCGCGGGTAAGCGAGTCCGGAGAACGCGAGACAGAAGAGAAGGACGGCGAGGTTCGCGAGGCGTCCCCACGCGGAGAACCGGAGCGCGACGGTGACGGCGGCGGCGAACGTCCCCGCGGCGAGGAACGTGAGCGCGGACACGGCGATGACGCTCGGCCGCAGGAACCCCACCGGGGTGCCGAGGTATCGGCTCGCGAGGTCGAACACCGCGATGGGCGCGACGAGCAGAACGGTGAACGCGACGAGTTTCGTCGCGACAACCCGAGAGAGCGAGGATTCGAGGCGGAGGCGGTCGATGGCGGCCTCCTCCGACGCGAGGTTGTACGGGAGGTAGGCGAGCGCGACGAGCAACACGAGCACGAGCAGGAACGTCGGCAGCAGGTACGCGGAGAGCGACCACTCGCGGCCGACGACCGTGTACGTCGCGGTGACCGGGCGGTCGAGGAGCGAGGAGAGGCCGCGCTCCGCGACGGTCGCGAGGACCTGCGCGGGTTCCTGGTAGGGCACGACGCTCCCGGAGACGAACAGGTCGACGGTCGCGCGGCCCGACCCCCCGGCGAGGTTCGCGGGCGCGGTGACGACCGCGTACACGCGCTCGTGAGCGAGCGCCCGCATCGCCGCCGTTCTCGACTCGTAGATGCTGGGGTCGCTGAACAGCGTCACCGCCGCGCGCACCACTTCGAGGTCGTCCCGCGTCACGCCCGATCCCGCCGGTGCAACCGCGACCTGCACGGACTTCGGGAGCACGTGCTCGAACGCGAGCGTCCCGTACACGAAGATGGCGGGCGCGACGACGAACAGAACGAACAGCGGGAGTTTCTTCCGCCAGCCCCAGCGGAGTTCCTTCGCGAGGAGCGGCGGGAGCGCCATCTACGCGGTCGCGGTCGTCGTCGCTGAGCCGGTACTCGACTCGTTGTACGCGCTCTCTATCGCGTTCTCGATGTTGGACGCGGCGTTCTCGTAGGAGACGGTGACGGTCGTGCCCTCGCTCGTCACCTCGATTTTGTCGAGGGTCTCCGCGGCGGCCTCCTCGGACGCGAGTTCGTACGCCGAGAGCGCGCCCTGCATGACCTGCATGATGTTCGTCGCGGCGCTGCTCGTGTTCGTCACGACGTGCGTCACGCCGCCGATGTCCGTGTCCTCGACGTAGAACGCTCCCGAGACCACCTGTACGGAGTTCAGCGTCTCGCTCGCGAACTGCGTCTCGGAGGCGTACGGACCGGTGTCGAGTTCCTGCTGGGGGACGGTCATCGCGAACTTCACGTAGCCCGCGCGAGTGTCCGCGAACGTCTGCCGGAGGTCGCCGCTCACCGCGGGCGCGTCACCCGCACGCACGTCCACGACGGCTTTCACGGCGGATTCAGTGCCGGTGACGAACGCGCCGTCACCGAGCCAGCCGACGACGCTCCCGCTCGCGAACGCCGATTCGGGCACCCAGATCGTCGCGTTCCCGTAGGTCTCCGTCGAGAACTCCATCCCGGTCTGGTTCGTCACCGCCGACTTCAGTTCGGTCTTGGAGAGCGAGGACGTGACGAGCGCGCCGTTGAACGACCCGGAGTCGGTGTCGGCCTGCTCGCTCGCGTTCGAGAACGCCGTCACCGTCTCGAACTGGGTCGCTGACAGCCCCGTGTCGTTCTCCGCGTCGGCGATGGCTTCGGAGACGGACGCGGGACCCGAGTAGTACGGCGACGACGCGTTCATCTCGGAGAAGTACGTGTTCGCGACGCCGCGGAGCGTGTCGTCTTCGAGCATCGATTCTACGTCGACGAACGCGAGGGAGTCGACGTTCGCGGGGACGCTGTCGAGCTGTGCGGCGGCACTCGCGCTCCCACCGTCGTCGGTGAGGAGTCCGGCACAGCCGGCGGTCGAGACGAGCATCGCGACGGCGAGAACGGCGGCGACCGACCGTGCGGTCGCGCCGCCACCAGTGGAGGGAAACGTCATGGACAGGCGTTCTCTCGCGGCTCGTATAACGGTTTTCCAACACCCGCGCGACCCAACACGGCGACGCAGTCAGGCCGTGCCGGCCACCGCGCGGCCGCCGCACGTGTTTTCCGCCGGCCGCCCCTACCGCGGGTATGACCGCGGTCATCTTCGACATGGACGGCGTCATCGTCGACACGGAACGATACTGGAAGGACGTCATCGAGCAGGTCATCGACGAGCTCGTCGTGGACGGCGACGACCTCGAACCGACGGACCTCATCGGCATCAACGTCCACGACCAGTACGACCGCCTCCGCGAGGAGGGGTACGACCTCACCGTCGACTCCGCCGACGAGTACTTCGACTTCTACGACGACCACGCGAAAGCCGTCTACACCGAGCACGCCGACCTGATGCCGGGCTTCCACGACCTCCTCGACGAACTCGACGAGCACGGCGTGCCGCTCGCCGTCTGCACGTCCTCGTACCCGAGCTGGCTGGAGATGGCGTTCGACCGCTTCGACCTCGACGGCCGCTTCGACGTGGTGGTGTCCGCGGCCGACCTCGACATCCCGGGGAAGCCCGAACCCGACATCTACGAGGCGACGATGAACCGCCTCGGCGTCACCGCCGACGAGACGGTGGTCGTCGAGGACTCGGAGAACGGCATCCGCGCCGCCGCCCGCTCGGGCGCGTACGTCATCGCGTACGAGGCCGACGAGGCCGGCGAGATGGACGCGTCCGCCGCGGACGAAGTCGCCGCGTCCGCGAGCGACCTCCGCGAGCGCTTGCTCGCCGTGCTCGACGCGCGCTAATGCCATTCCCGCGACGGATCCGAGGACGCGTTCGCGTCGCGGGGTGAATGCGGGCGTGGAAGCGAGCTACCGCGACAGCTAGTCCCAGAACGCCTTCGTCCGGGCGTACTCGCGTTCGCGTTCGAGGATGTCCCGGTAGAAGTCCGCCTCGTTCTCCCGGTGGTTGTTGATGATGCGGGCGGCGTTCTGCGGGCCGACCCCGCGAGCGACGAGCGCCTTCACGGCCTTCGACCCGTGGCCCTGCACGAGGCTCGCGTTCCGGTAGACGCGCTCGGTTCGCTTCTCCTGTTCCGCGTCCTTCTCGTCCGCCCGCACCGCTGTCACCGCGTCGTCCGCCCACGGACTCAGCGCGGCTACCATCGTCGACCCGCACCGCGGGCACTCGGGCTGGTCTTGCACGCGGGAGACCTTCGTCTCGTGCTCCCAGTCCTGGCAGTGCACGCAGAACAGCCGGACGCGGTCGTCCTCGATGCGGTTCTTCACGGTGTTGATGACGCTCGCGTCCGCGTTCTCGGGCGTGAGGAGTTCCTGGCCCGACGACCGGCCGCCGACGCCGATGGCGGTACGGCGGCCGTGCACGACGAGGTCGAGGTCGCCGGACTGGAGCCGGGAGAGCACGTCCCGCGCGCGCTCCACGTCGAGGTCGGTGTGGAACACCTCCCGCATCGCCTCGTCGTAGACCGGCGTGTCCTCGAGGGCGGCCATCACGCGGTTCAGGCCGACGCCGTCCCGGCCCTTCCAGCGCTTGAGCGCGCCGAACTTCGCCGCGACGTGACTCAGCGTGAACTTGAGCGCGTCCGACTTCTTCAGCGAGAGTTCGAGCAGCGGACGGATGTGGTCGGGGTCGGTCTCCTCCAGCACGTCGAGCACGTCGCTCGCCCGGGTTCCCTGCGGAACCTCCAAGGAGATGCGGTACGGCCCCACGTCCAGCCCCACCGAGGAGCCGGTTCGCTGACCGAGAAGCGCGGAGAGCAGCCGTCCGAGCGTCTCGTTCGCGCGGTGGCCGAGCGCGGCGTTCACCACGATGTCGCGGCCCTGTGACTCCACGACGACGCGGTCGTCGGTCGGCACGGGCGCGTCCGCGTCGACCGTTCGCTCCACGGGGTCGAGCGCCTGCTCCGCCGTGTAGGCGTCCGTCGGATACCGCTCGACCAGGTCGCGCGCGACGGACTCGACGCCGGCGCCCGACTCGAACTGCGGGCCGACGACGCGCCGAATCTCCCCGACCTCCTGCGCCACGTCGTACGGCACCGGGATCTCGGAGCCGGTCCACGACGGCACTTCGCCCGAGGGGTCTTCGATGGGACTGACCTCGACCCGGCCCTCCTCCTCGTCCACCTCCGCGATGCGCCACATCTCGCCGCGCTGGATGAACGACGCGCCCGGTTCCGCGAAGTTCACGACGAACCGCTCGTCCAGCGTCCCGACCTGCCGGCCCGACGCCACGTCGTACACCTCGTACGTCTCCTCGTCGGGTATCATCGAGAGGTTCGCGTAGTAGTACTGCCACGTCCCCCCGGACTTCTCGATGGTGTCCGCCTCCTCGTCCAGCCACAGCACGCGGTTCCGGCTGAGTTCCTCCACGACCGCCTTGAACGTCTCCTCGTCGAGGTGGCGGAACGGGTACGCCCGCGTCACGATCTGGTACGCGCGATACGCCTTGAGCTCGCCGAAGTCCATCAGCAGACCCACGACCTGGTTCGCGACCGTGTCGAGGCTGCCGTGGTGAATCGGCGTCTCCTCCACGTCGCCATCGGCGGCCCGGCGGGCGATCGCGAGCGCCTCCAGCGTGTCGTCCGGGTGGCCGGTGACGATGGTGCCGTGCGAGACCTCGTCGCGGCGGTGGCCGGCGCGCCCGACGCGCTGGAGGAGGCGCGCGACCTCCCGCGGACTCGAGTACTGGACGACGTGGTCGATGCGGCCCACGTCGATACCGAGTTCCATCGAACTCGTACACAGCAGTCCGTCCAGCTCCCCGGCCTTGAACTGGTCTTCGACCTCGATGCGGGCCTCCTTCGAGAGGCTACCGTGGTGGACGCCGATGTTCGCGCCGAGTTCCTTGAACCGCGACCCGAGCGCCTCCGCCGTCTGCCGCGTGTTCACGAAAACCAGGGTGGAGTCGTGTTCGTCGACGATTTCACGTATCGCTCGGACGTGGCTCGCGACGTCGGGACTCGTCAGGAGTTCGTTCGACAGCCGCTCGTCGGACTCCCGCACTCGCGGTTCGCGCACCGTGAAATCCACCTGTGAGGTCACGTCGACCTCCACGATGTCGCACTCCCGGCCGCCCGTGAGGAAGTTCGCGACCTCCCGCGGGTCGCCGACGGTCGCGGACAGGCCGATGCGCTGGAAGTCGCCCGCGAGTTCCCGGAGGCGTTCGAGGCCGATGGTGAGTTGGGCGCCGCGCTTCGCGCCAGCGAGTTCGTGCACCTCGTCCACGACGACGTGGTGGACGTCGGAGAGCGCGCGCCGCAGTTTCTCGCCGGTGAGCATCGCCTGCAGCGTCTCCGGCGTCGTCACCAGCACGTCCGGCGGGTCGTTCGCCTGCTTGGTGCGCTGGTACTGCGTCGTGTCCCCGTGGCGAACGTCCACCTCGATATCCAGTTCCTCACCCCACCAGTCGAGACGCTCGCGCATGTCGCGGTTCAGCGCGCGCAGCGGCGTGACGTACAGCGCGCTGATGCCGAACCGCGGCTCCGCCTCCGCGATAGCCGACAGAACCGGCAGCATCGCCGTCTCCGTCTTCCCCGTTCCCGTCGGCGCGATGACGAGGCCGTCGTGGCCCGCCACCAGCGGCGGAATCGCGCGCTGCTGCGGCTCCGTCGGCGTGCTGAACCCGCGCTCCGAGAGCGCGCTCCGAACCGGCCCTGACAGCCGGCTGAACGCGTCGGCGACGCCCGCGTCGCTCATACAGAACACTGGGCTGGCGGCCGGATAAGCACACCGTGAGCGTGCTATCAATCGACACCCGCTGGCTACTTGGGGCGGGGGGACGAGGAACCGATATGTATCTCGCAGACGAAGCCTGGCCCGACCTGCAGGGCGAACTCGACGGCACCGTCGCGCTCGTCCCGCTCGGCTCCACGGAACAGCACGGCCCCCACCTCCCCGAGGCCACCGACCACCTCATCGCGGAGGCGTTCGCGAGACGGGCCGCCGACCGCACCGGCTTCCTCTGCACGCCCACCGTCAACATCGGCGTCAGCCCCCATCACCGCCAGTTTCCCGGGACGATGTGGGTGGACGCGCCCGCGTTCCGCCAGTACGTCGAATCCTTCACGCGAAACCTCGCCTACCACGGCGTCCGAAAAGTCGTGTTCGTGAACGCGCACGGGGGGAACGTCGAGCACCTGCGCGAGGTCGGCCGCCGCCTTCGCGACGCCGAGGACGCCTACGCCGTCGAGTGGATGTGGAACGATTCCATCCCCGACCTCGTGGACGACGCGTTCGAGCACAACGGCCCGCACGGCGGCCCGAAGGAGACCGCGCTCATCCAGTACCTCCACGGGAATCTCGTGCACGACGACCGCCTCGAAGACGCACACGAGGGCGGCGTCGAATCCCTCGCCGACCTCGACACCGTGAAGCACGGCGCGCGAACGTTCTACGACGCCGTCGAGAACAGCGAGAACGGCGTGTTCGGCGACCAGACCGACGCCACTCCGGAGAAGGGTGAAGCGCTGTTCGAGGCCGCGCTCGACGAACTCTGCCAGCTCGCGGAGTGGCTCGACGACCAGCCGTTCGAAGCCCTCCTCCCGCCGGAGAGAGTATAAATAGGAAGCCGCGGCCAGACTCGGCGTGTTCTGACGATGGCCCGCGGGCCGCCGACTCGACGCCGTCCTTCGACGACACCCGTTCGGGTACTGGCGACGCACGGCCCGCGGACGCGGACGCGTCGGCCGCACGCCCTACAGGTAGCGGTAGTCACCCAGCCGCGTGGCGTCGAGGAGGTAGGCGTCCGCCGACGGCAGCGCCTCCGGGAGGAACGGCGCGAGGAACCCCTGTCCCTCGACGTTCACCCACGTCCCTCCACAGAGGTCGTTGAACGCCGGGCACACGACCAGCTCGGCGTCCACCTCGACGCGCTCCCCGAACCGGTCGCGGAACGGGCCCGAGTCGAGCGGCCCGCGGAGCCACGCGCGCTCCACCCGCGACCCGCCGACCGCGTCCTCCAGCCGAACGGCCGGGTGTTCGTGCCCCATGCAGACCACGTCCGCCGAGAGCACGTCCCGGCTCGGCCACGTGTGGCCGTGCACGAACCCCACGTCGCCGAACCGCGCGCCATCGCCCGGCGTCACCTCGACGTCGAGCACGTCGTCGAGGTTGCCGTCGTGGTTCCCGCGAACGAGCGTCACCGGCACGGGACACTCCCGGACGAGGGTTTCGAGTTCCTCGCGCTCCGCGCCGTCCGGCGTCCCGATCTGGTGGCCGAGGTCGCCGAGGAACACCACGCGCTCCGCGCCCGTCCGCACGACGAGCGACAGCACGCGCTCCCGTCGCGTCTCCGCCTGCGAATCGACTTCCAGCCCCTCACGACGGAGCGAGCGCTCGATGCCCGCGTGGTAGTCCGCGACCACGAGCGCCGACTCCCCGCCGAGATCTGCGACCGCCGCGGGCGCGTCCGGGACGGGTTCGACGCGCGCCATCAGATGGCCTTGAGCGTGTCCTCCCCGGACTCGTAGCACCGCCCGCTCATCAGCGCGCTCTGAATGGCGTCCTCGACGTCACCGGTGTCTTCGTCGGTCGCTTCGACGACCGTCCGAATCACCTCGTCGCGGTCGACGCCGTTCCCGTCGTCGAGGTCGTCCATCGTGTCCACGACGAAGTCCTCAAGATCGCCCTCGAACACGTTCTCGCCCTCGCCGTCCGATTGGTCGTCATCGGCGTCGAGCGATTCGCTGGAGTCCTCGAACTCGTCCGGATCCGCTGCCTCGGGTTCGATACCGACCTCGCCCGCCTCGGGGATGTCGTCGCCCGTGGAGAAGTCCATGTCGAACTCCTCCTCGATTTCCTCGCGCTCCTCCTCGTCGAACTCGTACATCTCGTCCGACCCCCCGGACTCGAAGTCACCGAGGCTCTCGGACTCCTCGGATTCGGGTTCGACCGCCTCGGGTTCGGGCGCGGTGGACTCCGCGAGTTCCTCGGTCGTTCCGACCTCGCCGGCGTCCGTCGCCTCCGGCTCCGCCTCGACCGCCGAGACCTCCGCAGTCTCGGACTCGGGTTCGCTCTCGGACTCCACGTCCGCTTCAGTCTCGGACTCGGACTCCGCCACCGACTCACCCGTCGATTCGGGTTCCGATTCAGGTTCGCGTGCCGGTTCCGAGTCGTCCGTGCTCGTCTCGAATTCGAGGTCGGCAGCCAGGTTCGACTCGACCGCGCCGCCGGCGTCGGGGGCGGGTGTGGTGGCGCCGACTTCGTCGCGGTCGCCGGCGACGACTTCGGCGGCCTGCCGGGCGACCGTCCGGAGGGCGTCGAGATACGCTTCGGTGGTGCCGTAGTGGTCGACGGCGAGCGGGACGCCCGCGGCGAGGTCGGGGCGAACCCCGGCGTCCGTGAGCGCGGCCCGGAGGTCGCTCTCGCGTTCCTCACGGCCGAGCGCTGCCGCGAACACGCCGATTCGCTCCGCGGTCTGTTCGGCCGTGCGGACGACCCAGCGGTCGCGGGTGTCCGCGTCCACCTCGCTGATGGACTCCGGGCGGACCGACGTGTAGACCGTGTCGGCGTCGTCCGGCTCGAACGTCCGCGCTTTCCCGGTGACGGCGACGAACGCGGGCGCGTCCAGGCGTTCGAGGGACGCGAGCGCGTCCGGCTGGTACTGCCCGGCGTACACGACGAACGCGCCCGTCGGGTCAACGATTCGCGCACGCAACACGTCGTCGCTCACGTACTCCACTTCGGTGAGCACGCCGACGACGAACAGTCGGTTGACGCGCGCGCCCGTCGGCGTGACGACGTAGTTCGGCGCGCGCTCCTCGTCCGACTCCGCGTAGCTGAAGTCCGCGTCGTCGAACTCCGCCGCGAACACCCGCCACGCGACCTCTCGGCTCGGGCGGTCGTCTGGGGTCGAGTTCGAGCTCATGCGTCCACCTCCGCCAGGAAGGCCGCGGCACGCGCGGCCGGGTCGTCGTCGGCGGGGCGGAACGCGGTCGCTTCGAGGTTCGCGCCGTACTCGTCCACGGAGAGGTGGCCGCGAACGACGTACTCGCCGCCGACGAGTTCCGCTCGGATGGTGTCAGCGACGACTTCCTGATCCATCGCGTCGCGCGCCTGCTCGCGGGCGTCCTCGATACCGCCGCCGTACACCTGCTCGGTGAGGTCGCTGCCGAGAATCGCGGTGACGGTGGCGGTGCCGTCGTCGAGAATGGCCTTCACGCGGAGGTCGTCCTCGCCGTCGACTTCGCCGTGCTGGCGGCACTGGCCCTTCTGGGTGACGCGCCCGCACTCGGGACAGCGCTGGATGAGGCCGCTCCCGTCCCGGACTTCGAGGACGTTCCCCTGGAGTTCCACGTCGTACGCGCCGCCGCGACCGACGGCGTCCCGAATCTCCATCCGGGCCGGACCACCGAGTTCGATGGGATCGGAGAGTTCGGTGACGGTGGAGAACTCGGAGACGTTCACGGAGGGGACGCCGCGGAACTCCCGGACGTACACGTCCTCGATGCGGACGGACGCGCCCTCCCTGAGTTCGGCGTGCGGGTTCCAGTCCGTGAACGGGAGGCGCGCGGACTCGTCGCCGACGACGCCGGAGAGGATTTCGGTCTCACCGTCCCGGCCGTCGATAGTTCGCGTCTCGACCTCCACGACCTGGACTTCGACGTTCCGGCCGCGGTCGCCCGCACGCAGTTCCGCGAGGTCGCGGTCGCCGCCGACCTCGTACGGCACGTCCAGCGCGTCGTCCGCCGCTCCGACGGTCGATGATTCTCCGAAGTTGAGTTCGGGACGTCCCTCGTACTCGCGGACGCTCGCGTTCCCGATAGTGACGGTCTTCCCGGGTTCGAGGTCGAACTCCTCCCACGCGGTGTAGGAGATCTTCCCGGATTCGTCGGCGAGTTCTCCCTCCAGAATCGTGTGGTCGTCGCCCTGGTAGCGGATCGAGCGCGTGCCGACGGTGAGCACGACGGCGGTGACGGTGACGCTTCCACTGTCCGTGTCGATATCGGCGATGTCCGCGGCGGACGGCCCGGTGTTCCCGCCACCGTCGCCGTACTTGCGTCGGAGGCTCTGCTTGGCCTCCTCGATGGGAACGCTGTACTCGACTAGGTTTTCGAGTCCTTCCTTGACCTCCTGTTTGTCAACGCCGAGGTCGGAGGCGAGATCCTCAGCATGGTCGTCGAGGTTCATCACTCGACGGTTCGGACGGCGCGGATAAAAAGCGTTCGCGGACCGAAATCCGTTTCTCCCATCCTCCGAAACTCCAGAGCCATGCACGTCCGCGTGAACGCCGCGACGAGCGTCGACGGGAAACTC is drawn from Salarchaeum sp. JOR-1 and contains these coding sequences:
- a CDS encoding ABC transporter, with protein sequence MALPPLLAKELRWGWRKKLPLFVLFVVAPAIFVYGTLAFEHVLPKSVQVAVAPAGSGVTRDDLEVVRAAVTLFSDPSIYESRTAAMRALAHERVYAVVTAPANLAGGSGRATVDLFVSGSVVPYQEPAQVLATVAERGLSSLLDRPVTATYTVVGREWSLSAYLLPTFLLVLVLLVALAYLPYNLASEEAAIDRLRLESSLSRVVATKLVAFTVLLVAPIAVFDLASRYLGTPVGFLRPSVIAVSALTFLAAGTFAAAVTVALRFSAWGRLANLAVLLFCLAFSGLAYPRGFFSVARRDFITSLPTYHAMVAARGFTLRGQPLTAYADTFVLLLGTLAVCCVLFAGSVRHYERGA
- a CDS encoding ABC transporter ATP-binding protein, which gives rise to MRAQNLTKRYGDVVAVDGVTLDFAPGVHCFAGPNGSGKTTLLRCLAGLTRLTSGSVEVPDDVNYAFQTPSVYHDLTVADNLAVFAGFSDEPREWRADLEDRLGLTPMLDRSASALSDGYRKRLDLALSLLDRPDTLVLDEPLADLDPATRDAIVDTIEAYATDDRYVLVSTHNLDRFDGLADRLTVMSLGRVVADVTREEWSDPETAYERALCEHESG
- a CDS encoding shikimate kinase translates to MDGRAEAPAAGTVLNALATGRGSAFAIDRTVTAAVSLDPDAESVTGTVAEDADADTALIERCVELACEEYGDPALGGVVETESEIPMASGLKSSSAAANATVLATLSALGVADDVTLEDAALLGVRAARETGVTVTGAFDDASASMLGGLTVTNNDRDALLARDEVDWDVLVWTPPERAYSADADADRCARIAPVAELVGELALAGRYETAMTVNGFAFCAALDQPTGPAVDALPLADGVGLSGTGPSHVAVGTEDALKEVRELWNERPGTTLLTTTRTTGGRVLTT
- a CDS encoding DEAD/DEAH box helicase, giving the protein MSDAGVADAFSRLSGPVRSALSERGFSTPTEPQQRAIPPLVAGHDGLVIAPTGTGKTETAMLPVLSAIAEAEPRFGISALYVTPLRALNRDMRERLDWWGEELDIEVDVRHGDTTQYQRTKQANDPPDVLVTTPETLQAMLTGEKLRRALSDVHHVVVDEVHELAGAKRGAQLTIGLERLRELAGDFQRIGLSATVGDPREVANFLTGGRECDIVEVDVTSQVDFTVREPRVRESDERLSNELLTSPDVASHVRAIREIVDEHDSTLVFVNTRQTAEALGSRFKELGANIGVHHGSLSKEARIEVEDQFKAGELDGLLCTSSMELGIDVGRIDHVVQYSSPREVARLLQRVGRAGHRRDEVSHGTIVTGHPDDTLEALAIARRAADGDVEETPIHHGSLDTVANQVVGLLMDFGELKAYRAYQIVTRAYPFRHLDEETFKAVVEELSRNRVLWLDEEADTIEKSGGTWQYYYANLSMIPDEETYEVYDVASGRQVGTLDERFVVNFAEPGASFIQRGEMWRIAEVDEEEGRVEVSPIEDPSGEVPSWTGSEIPVPYDVAQEVGEIRRVVGPQFESGAGVESVARDLVERYPTDAYTAEQALDPVERTVDADAPVPTDDRVVVESQGRDIVVNAALGHRANETLGRLLSALLGQRTGSSVGLDVGPYRISLEVPQGTRASDVLDVLEETDPDHIRPLLELSLKKSDALKFTLSHVAAKFGALKRWKGRDGVGLNRVMAALEDTPVYDEAMREVFHTDLDVERARDVLSRLQSGDLDLVVHGRRTAIGVGGRSSGQELLTPENADASVINTVKNRIEDDRVRLFCVHCQDWEHETKVSRVQDQPECPRCGSTMVAALSPWADDAVTAVRADEKDAEQEKRTERVYRNASLVQGHGSKAVKALVARGVGPQNAARIINNHRENEADFYRDILEREREYARTKAFWD
- a CDS encoding creatininase family protein, whose translation is MYLADEAWPDLQGELDGTVALVPLGSTEQHGPHLPEATDHLIAEAFARRAADRTGFLCTPTVNIGVSPHHRQFPGTMWVDAPAFRQYVESFTRNLAYHGVRKVVFVNAHGGNVEHLREVGRRLRDAEDAYAVEWMWNDSIPDLVDDAFEHNGPHGGPKETALIQYLHGNLVHDDRLEDAHEGGVESLADLDTVKHGARTFYDAVENSENGVFGDQTDATPEKGEALFEAALDELCQLAEWLDDQPFEALLPPERV
- a CDS encoding metallophosphoesterase, with protein sequence MARVEPVPDAPAAVADLGGESALVVADYHAGIERSLRREGLEVDSQAETRRERVLSLVVRTGAERVVFLGDLGHQIGTPDGAEREELETLVRECPVPVTLVRGNHDGNLDDVLDVEVTPGDGARFGDVGFVHGHTWPSRDVLSADVVCMGHEHPAVRLEDAVGGSRVERAWLRGPLDSGPFRDRFGERVEVDAELVVCPAFNDLCGGTWVNVEGQGFLAPFLPEALPSADAYLLDATRLGDYRYL
- a CDS encoding DUF5796 family protein, with product MSGRSDVEPDTLDVELAEDGVAVEYADGRRTFYHGVPEKVEGTLRAQPGRDVHVLVTDPDGTEGALTYVNDRMTSDEILADTGVGRVLLDADGEKTVFPGVTVRRDGYAIEVEADPEAAGGRVFVFEEDELSEYSYEFA
- a CDS encoding chorismate mutase; translation: MERETRNDATDDDSNDRRPRADDMTLDELREEIEGIDHDLVELIARRTYVADSVARVKEEQGLATTDEEQEDAVMERAGRYADTYDVDENMVKAIFRLLIELNKIEQREQR
- a CDS encoding HAD family phosphatase; translation: MTAVIFDMDGVIVDTERYWKDVIEQVIDELVVDGDDLEPTDLIGINVHDQYDRLREEGYDLTVDSADEYFDFYDDHAKAVYTEHADLMPGFHDLLDELDEHGVPLAVCTSSYPSWLEMAFDRFDLDGRFDVVVSAADLDIPGKPEPDIYEATMNRLGVTADETVVVEDSENGIRAAARSGAYVIAYEADEAGEMDASAADEVAASASDLRERLLAVLDAR